One part of the Rhizobium rhizogenes genome encodes these proteins:
- a CDS encoding HAMP domain-containing sensor histidine kinase, with the protein MKPAKRKSLKRRLTIQLLLFQIGSLFIVSAAFVAYLSSGGAGSALLSPQAAQITANALVRDENGRLVLKETNEYAELRNTTPDFWFVAVSEAGEIIQGGQVPEAFSNMDQQLSDVRLSDIRDAALSYSYLAVVRIAIVRRVSGPVGEFAMIGKGGPFSMTFPVLLFSNILIMPILFIMSLVTIITIPWIIRREFLPLSAIARTAETIDIDKRGYRLPDGDIPREVQPLVHAVNGALKRLDDGYERHKRFILDAAHELRTPVAILQTRVETLLEGPSRNRILADASRIAVLAEQLLDLQRLGGQKAPLVPLDLVGLCRSVVADMAPLAISQGYNLSFEPEEEPILALADDASLQRALMNIVQNAIEHGGNRGTITVKVAANRVIDISDEGNGIPEEDRELVFDAFHRLRPKDRGTGLGLNLVQEIIRYHKGEIAISDSSTGGACFRISLPYC; encoded by the coding sequence ATGAAGCCGGCGAAGAGAAAATCGCTCAAGCGCCGCCTGACCATTCAGCTGCTGCTCTTCCAGATCGGCAGCCTTTTCATCGTCAGCGCCGCCTTTGTCGCCTACCTGTCAAGCGGTGGCGCAGGCAGCGCGCTGCTCAGCCCGCAGGCAGCCCAGATCACCGCCAACGCGCTCGTGCGGGACGAAAATGGCCGACTGGTCCTGAAGGAAACGAATGAGTACGCCGAGTTGCGCAACACCACGCCCGATTTCTGGTTCGTTGCCGTCAGCGAAGCGGGGGAAATCATACAAGGCGGCCAGGTACCGGAAGCCTTCAGCAACATGGATCAGCAACTCAGCGACGTCAGACTCTCCGACATACGCGATGCGGCATTGTCCTATTCCTATCTTGCCGTCGTGCGCATCGCCATCGTTCGCCGTGTTTCCGGACCGGTAGGCGAATTCGCCATGATCGGCAAGGGCGGGCCCTTCAGCATGACATTTCCGGTATTGCTGTTTTCCAACATCCTGATCATGCCGATCCTCTTCATCATGTCTCTCGTCACGATCATCACCATTCCCTGGATCATCCGCAGGGAATTCCTCCCCCTGTCCGCCATCGCTCGCACGGCGGAAACGATCGATATCGACAAGCGCGGATACCGGTTGCCGGATGGCGATATTCCAAGAGAAGTGCAGCCGCTGGTGCATGCCGTCAACGGCGCGCTGAAACGGCTCGACGATGGTTACGAGCGGCACAAGCGCTTCATTCTCGACGCCGCCCATGAATTGCGAACTCCCGTCGCCATCCTCCAGACCCGCGTTGAAACGCTATTGGAAGGCCCATCACGAAACAGGATATTGGCCGATGCCAGCCGCATCGCCGTGCTGGCGGAACAATTGCTCGATCTGCAGCGCCTCGGCGGGCAGAAGGCCCCCCTCGTTCCGCTTGATCTCGTCGGCCTGTGCAGGTCGGTTGTGGCGGATATGGCGCCGCTTGCCATCTCTCAGGGATATAATCTCTCTTTCGAGCCGGAAGAGGAACCTATTCTCGCCCTTGCGGACGACGCCTCGCTGCAGCGTGCCCTTATGAATATCGTGCAGAATGCCATCGAACATGGCGGCAATCGCGGAACGATCACTGTAAAAGTCGCCGCGAACCGGGTGATCGACATATCCGACGAAGGCAACGGAATTCCCGAAGAAGACAGGGAACTGGTGTTCGACGCGTTCCACCGGCTGAGACCGAAGGACCGTGGCACCGGGCTTGGTCTCAATCTCGTTCAGGAAATCATTCGCTACCATAAGGGCGAAATCGCCATCAGTGATTCCTCTACCGGCGGCGCCTGTTTCCGCATCAGCCTTCCCTATTGCTGA
- a CDS encoding response regulator transcription factor, producing MRLLLVEDEREMAAALSAALHRFDIIVDNVGTLDLARHAIMDGVHDLVVLDRQLPDGDGIQLIEDLRLLPVTPPVIVLTAQGALADRVKGLNLGADDYLAKPFAVEELLARIRALMRRPASAVTMTAKLGKLEFCFETREVRIAGEFLALTRRELLILEALLRRQGRTVLRSLLEEAVYNFDDEIQSNALDSHISRLRRKLAAADAGVEVHGIRGVGYLLRAAA from the coding sequence ATGCGCCTGCTGCTTGTTGAAGATGAACGCGAAATGGCAGCAGCCCTGTCCGCCGCGCTCCACCGGTTCGATATCATTGTGGATAATGTCGGCACGCTCGACCTTGCCCGCCATGCCATCATGGATGGCGTTCACGACCTTGTGGTGCTGGACCGGCAATTGCCCGATGGCGACGGTATCCAGCTTATAGAGGATCTGCGTCTCCTGCCCGTCACCCCGCCCGTCATCGTTTTGACGGCGCAGGGCGCGCTTGCCGACCGGGTAAAGGGGCTGAACCTCGGCGCCGACGACTATCTGGCCAAACCCTTCGCCGTGGAGGAACTACTCGCTCGTATCCGCGCCCTGATGCGACGACCGGCCAGTGCCGTGACGATGACGGCGAAACTGGGCAAGCTGGAATTTTGCTTCGAAACCCGTGAGGTCCGCATCGCCGGCGAATTTCTTGCCCTGACGAGACGCGAGCTGCTTATCCTCGAGGCGCTCCTGCGGCGGCAGGGCAGAACGGTGCTGCGCTCGCTGCTTGAGGAAGCCGTTTATAATTTCGATGATGAAATCCAATCCAACGCACTCGATTCCCATATTTCCCGTCTGCGCCGCAAACTGGCGGCAGCGGATGCGGGTGTCGAAGTTCACGGCATCCGGGGCGTCGGTTATCTCCTGAGGGCAGCGGCATGA
- a CDS encoding SGNH family hydrolase translates to MSTKPQVKRVKAGWRVSAVILSAVLCVPLIPSETFAQEQRRTLFEMLFGKPVGRDGASGREYQPRNRRDFPAAPRERSVTRPQPARKAPSVVQMRTAKPEPAAKLENARRVLVIGDFLAGGMGEELVNAFASSPAIAVDVRANGSSGLVRTDYYDWFANLPQFITETNPATIVIMMGSNDRQQMQIGDVREKFGTDVWFKEYERRIDELLTLAGRPKVPLLWVGLPAFQSPSLTADLVGFNRLYRSHVEKYGGEFVDVWDGFVDEGGKFVITGYDMNGQQARLREADGIGMTQAGKRKLAFYVEKFVRRHLDSAGPDLVKLDGSNLPALTSLPALGIDAGQVRTQPISLTDPNLDGGDKLLGDAPLTAGPTRVSVVESPRERLTKRGEMADAPAGRIDDYRIVPDTAQARQ, encoded by the coding sequence ATGAGTACGAAGCCTCAGGTGAAGCGTGTTAAAGCAGGCTGGCGCGTCAGCGCCGTCATTCTTTCCGCTGTCCTCTGCGTGCCTCTCATTCCATCCGAGACCTTTGCCCAGGAGCAGCGTCGCACCCTGTTTGAGATGCTGTTTGGCAAGCCGGTGGGCCGCGATGGCGCCTCCGGCCGCGAATACCAGCCCCGCAACCGGCGGGATTTTCCGGCCGCGCCGCGCGAACGATCCGTCACACGCCCGCAACCCGCCCGAAAAGCGCCGTCGGTCGTACAGATGCGAACCGCAAAACCGGAACCCGCCGCCAAGCTTGAAAATGCAAGACGCGTTCTCGTTATCGGTGATTTCCTCGCCGGCGGCATGGGGGAGGAGCTGGTCAATGCCTTCGCCAGTTCGCCGGCAATCGCCGTTGATGTACGTGCGAACGGTTCTTCCGGCCTCGTCCGCACGGATTATTACGACTGGTTCGCCAATCTGCCGCAATTCATAACCGAGACCAATCCGGCCACCATCGTCATCATGATGGGATCGAACGACCGCCAGCAGATGCAGATCGGCGATGTCAGGGAAAAATTCGGCACTGACGTCTGGTTCAAGGAATATGAACGGCGGATCGACGAACTTCTGACCCTTGCGGGCCGCCCGAAAGTACCGCTGCTCTGGGTTGGTCTGCCCGCCTTCCAGTCCCCCTCTCTCACGGCCGATCTCGTCGGCTTCAACCGGCTTTATCGCAGCCATGTCGAAAAATATGGCGGTGAATTCGTGGATGTGTGGGACGGTTTCGTCGATGAAGGCGGGAAATTCGTCATCACCGGTTATGACATGAACGGCCAGCAGGCCCGCCTGCGTGAGGCGGACGGCATCGGCATGACGCAGGCCGGCAAACGCAAGCTTGCTTTTTACGTCGAGAAATTCGTGCGCAGACATCTGGATAGCGCAGGCCCGGATCTTGTGAAACTGGACGGCAGCAACCTGCCGGCGCTCACCTCGCTGCCGGCACTCGGCATCGACGCCGGGCAGGTTCGCACGCAGCCAATCAGCCTGACCGATCCCAATCTCGATGGCGGCGACAAGCTGTTGGGCGACGCCCCTTTGACTGCCGGGCCTACACGCGTCTCGGTGGTTGAATCGCCGCGCGAGCGACTGACGAAGCGCGGCGAAATGGCCGATGCGCCGGCGGGCCGTATCGACGACTATCGCATCGTCCCGGATACCGCGCAGGCTCGGCAATAG
- a CDS encoding lytic murein transglycosylase: MTKMILSDVRKFGCMMVAGLVISLTPVSAHADAGFRQWINQFYATAAKEGISKATYHKAFAGVSEPDPDALRKATFQPEFTTQIWDYLDSRVNPYTVRIGREMKMKHATTLNWIERNFNVDKHIILAIWSMESNYGAVLEKPERLHNIPQALATLAYSDPKRAKFARTQLIAALKILQAGDVTPKQLTGSWAGAMGHTQFIPTSYLLYAVDADGNGKRDIWHSVPDALATAANLLSKNGWEPGRTWGYETTVPRGGARYEGQTKTISEWAKLGFTRPNGKNFTRGSDRAMLKMQGGANGPGFLMMKNFFTIKKYNASDSYALAVGLLADEIAGYGGMQQKWPRPDGTLDIREKFELQTRMKELGYYDGEIDGNFGSGSKAAISAIQSRMGMENDGQPSQRLLRALRN, translated from the coding sequence ATGACAAAGATGATCCTTTCAGATGTCCGCAAATTCGGCTGCATGATGGTTGCAGGTCTGGTGATCTCGCTGACACCCGTTTCGGCCCATGCCGATGCCGGATTCAGACAGTGGATCAACCAGTTCTACGCAACAGCCGCGAAAGAAGGCATTAGCAAGGCGACCTACCACAAGGCCTTCGCCGGCGTCAGCGAACCGGACCCGGACGCGCTGCGCAAGGCGACCTTCCAGCCGGAATTCACCACGCAGATCTGGGATTATCTCGATTCCCGCGTCAACCCTTACACGGTGCGGATCGGCCGTGAGATGAAGATGAAGCATGCGACGACCCTCAACTGGATCGAGCGCAACTTCAATGTCGACAAACACATCATTCTCGCGATCTGGTCGATGGAATCCAATTACGGCGCGGTTCTCGAAAAGCCGGAGCGACTGCACAATATTCCGCAGGCGCTGGCCACGCTCGCCTATTCCGACCCCAAGCGCGCCAAATTCGCACGCACGCAGCTGATCGCCGCGCTCAAGATTCTCCAGGCGGGCGATGTGACGCCGAAGCAGCTGACGGGCTCCTGGGCCGGGGCGATGGGTCACACCCAATTCATTCCGACAAGCTACCTGCTTTACGCGGTGGATGCGGATGGCAACGGCAAGCGCGACATCTGGCACTCGGTTCCCGACGCGCTGGCAACCGCTGCCAATCTTCTTTCCAAGAACGGCTGGGAACCCGGCCGGACCTGGGGTTATGAAACCACCGTGCCGCGTGGCGGTGCCCGCTATGAAGGCCAGACGAAGACCATTTCGGAATGGGCAAAGCTCGGCTTCACCCGTCCGAACGGCAAGAACTTCACCCGCGGTTCCGACCGCGCCATGCTGAAAATGCAGGGCGGGGCAAACGGTCCCGGCTTCCTGATGATGAAGAACTTCTTCACCATCAAGAAATACAACGCATCCGACAGCTATGCCTTGGCCGTCGGCCTGCTTGCGGACGAGATCGCCGGTTATGGTGGCATGCAGCAGAAATGGCCGCGCCCGGACGGCACGCTGGACATTCGTGAAAAATTCGAACTCCAGACCCGCATGAAGGAACTCGGTTATTACGACGGCGAGATCGACGGCAATTTCGGCTCCGGTTCGAAAGCCGCCATCAGCGCCATCCAGTCCCGCATGGGCATGGAAAATGACGGCCAGCCGTCGCAGCGATTGCTCAGAGCCCTGCGCAATTGA
- the galU gene encoding UTP--glucose-1-phosphate uridylyltransferase GalU, producing MVEQKKIRKAVFPVAGLGTRFLPATKAVPKEMLTVVDKPVIQYVVDEAAEAGIEHFVFVTGRGKAVIEDYFDIQFELEQMLRERNKNAELTLLAGLLPKAGTASFTRQQVPLGLGHAVWCARDIVGDEPFAVLLPDMIMHSQKSCLKGMVELYDQTAGNVIAVQECAPDQTHKYGIVGVGDAVGEGFKITEMVEKPAKGTAPSNFYINGRYILQPEIFDILENQERGAGNEIQLTDGMLTLAKSQEFSGYHFRGQTFDCGAKDGFILANVAFALERADIRPAIEEPIKTLIDGLK from the coding sequence GTGGTAGAACAGAAGAAAATTCGGAAGGCCGTATTTCCGGTCGCGGGCCTCGGCACCCGTTTCCTGCCCGCAACCAAGGCGGTTCCGAAAGAAATGCTCACCGTCGTCGACAAGCCGGTCATTCAATACGTCGTCGATGAGGCGGCGGAAGCAGGCATTGAGCATTTTGTATTTGTCACTGGCCGCGGCAAGGCGGTGATCGAAGATTATTTTGATATTCAATTTGAACTCGAACAGATGCTGCGTGAGCGCAACAAGAATGCCGAGCTGACATTGCTGGCCGGCCTTCTGCCCAAGGCGGGTACGGCAAGCTTCACACGCCAGCAGGTGCCGCTCGGTCTTGGCCATGCGGTCTGGTGCGCGCGCGATATCGTCGGCGATGAACCTTTCGCCGTGCTTTTGCCCGACATGATCATGCATTCGCAGAAAAGCTGCCTGAAGGGCATGGTCGAACTCTACGACCAGACCGCCGGCAATGTCATCGCGGTGCAGGAGTGCGCTCCCGACCAGACACATAAATACGGTATCGTCGGTGTTGGCGATGCGGTCGGCGAAGGTTTCAAGATCACCGAAATGGTCGAAAAGCCGGCCAAGGGGACGGCACCGTCGAATTTCTATATCAACGGCCGTTACATCCTTCAGCCCGAGATTTTCGATATTCTTGAAAATCAGGAACGCGGTGCCGGCAACGAAATCCAGCTGACGGATGGCATGCTGACGCTTGCCAAGTCGCAGGAATTCTCCGGCTATCATTTCCGTGGCCAGACCTTTGATTGCGGTGCCAAGGATGGCTTCATCCTCGCGAACGTCGCCTTCGCCCTTGAACGCGCCGATATCCGTCCGGCGATCGAAGAGCCGATCAAGACCCTGATCGACGGGTTGAAGTAA
- the uppP gene encoding polysaccharide biosynthesis protein UppP, which yields MNVKGAATRLPTSRKAATLLLACTLLCPATGSAFAQTATTAAPLLPGATTAGDGTVAAPVVTGTGADASTGTAQATPAPVPQLWRPSNNPGDPIYEQQDEAGQAYVDAENPYEPTVDGGENPRIATEPGQTPGIRLGTFLLRPSISQTINTEKQTNTGGPSRRNYLTTGIRGTLTSDWSRHALTVTGDGAWERNFGGDKDGEEPRARIEADLRLDLGEETRANLKAGYEFSREDTTDPNALTGAAVQGGEHRFTTGASIERDFGRLRGLAALDLSRTVYTDAKGLDGRPISLSDRDQNSANLRGRIGYELSPALIPFLELNAGTTKYDRRLDNSGYARSSNSYGAKIGTEVDLGEKTRGEAAIGYLRKQYDDDRLAAIDALTLDGELNWSPQRGTNVNLGLRTTIEDFAGGPQGGWISYRLDAGLTHELRSNLVARLTGQIVHRTFPSSDMENAVEYTAGAGLTWGLNRYLDLTADVSYQWTPVYDSSEFRVGAGLVLKR from the coding sequence ATGAATGTGAAGGGCGCCGCCACACGTCTGCCGACGTCGCGGAAAGCAGCAACCCTGTTGCTTGCCTGCACGCTTCTTTGCCCTGCCACGGGAAGCGCTTTTGCGCAGACGGCGACCACCGCTGCACCGTTATTGCCTGGCGCCACGACTGCCGGAGACGGAACCGTTGCGGCCCCCGTGGTAACGGGCACTGGCGCAGACGCGAGCACAGGCACAGCGCAGGCGACACCTGCGCCCGTGCCGCAACTCTGGCGTCCTTCGAACAATCCCGGCGACCCGATTTACGAGCAGCAGGACGAAGCGGGTCAAGCCTATGTCGACGCGGAGAACCCCTATGAACCGACGGTGGATGGCGGCGAAAATCCCCGAATAGCCACCGAGCCCGGCCAGACCCCCGGCATCCGGCTCGGCACCTTCCTGCTGCGGCCTTCGATCAGCCAGACGATCAATACGGAAAAACAGACGAATACCGGCGGTCCCTCAAGACGCAACTATCTGACGACGGGCATACGCGGCACGCTCACAAGTGACTGGTCCCGTCACGCGCTGACGGTGACCGGCGATGGTGCCTGGGAAAGAAATTTCGGCGGCGACAAGGACGGCGAAGAGCCACGGGCGCGGATAGAGGCAGATCTGCGTCTTGATCTCGGTGAGGAGACAAGGGCCAACCTCAAGGCCGGCTACGAATTCAGCCGTGAAGACACAACGGACCCGAATGCCCTGACTGGCGCTGCCGTGCAGGGCGGTGAACATCGCTTCACCACCGGCGCGTCGATAGAGCGGGATTTCGGCAGGCTTCGCGGGCTGGCGGCGCTCGATCTGTCGCGCACGGTCTATACGGATGCGAAAGGTCTCGATGGAAGGCCGATCAGCCTTAGCGACCGCGACCAGAACAGCGCGAACCTGCGCGGACGCATCGGCTACGAACTGTCGCCGGCACTCATTCCCTTTCTGGAGCTAAATGCTGGCACAACCAAATATGACAGGCGTCTCGACAATTCGGGTTACGCCCGTTCTTCCAACTCCTATGGCGCCAAGATCGGGACGGAAGTCGACCTGGGCGAGAAGACTCGCGGCGAGGCCGCCATCGGTTATCTGCGCAAACAATATGATGACGACCGTCTCGCCGCCATCGACGCCCTGACGCTGGATGGCGAACTCAACTGGTCGCCCCAGCGCGGCACGAATGTCAATCTCGGCCTGCGCACGACGATTGAGGATTTTGCCGGCGGCCCGCAGGGCGGCTGGATTTCCTATCGGCTGGATGCCGGCCTGACGCACGAATTGCGCAGCAATCTGGTGGCGCGACTGACAGGGCAGATCGTGCATCGCACATTCCCCTCCTCCGACATGGAAAACGCCGTGGAATATACGGCCGGCGCCGGACTGACCTGGGGACTGAACCGCTATCTCGACCTGACTGCGGACGTCAGCTACCAGTGGACACCGGTCTATGACAGCAGCGAATTCCGCGTCGGCGCAGGACTTGTCCTCAAACGATAA
- a CDS encoding PAS domain-containing protein, whose product MNPVLNIKQVGFYCWDITNDRFYLDEVCAELFGIPLKQAMQGISIFKMLEKVDLDHRNNVIETALITLKAASFYHQEYAVRRDDGSVSWIRTVGRYLVDEENIPFKRLGTMEEISPPDLRH is encoded by the coding sequence ATGAATCCCGTTTTGAATATCAAGCAGGTCGGTTTTTATTGCTGGGATATTACCAACGACCGATTCTATCTGGATGAGGTCTGCGCTGAGCTTTTCGGTATTCCGCTAAAGCAGGCGATGCAGGGCATCAGCATTTTCAAGATGCTCGAAAAAGTGGACCTCGACCATCGAAACAATGTGATTGAGACCGCGTTGATCACCCTGAAGGCTGCCAGCTTCTACCATCAGGAATATGCCGTTCGCCGCGACGATGGTTCGGTGTCGTGGATAAGGACGGTCGGACGGTATCTGGTCGATGAAGAGAATATCCCCTTCAAGCGGCTGGGAACGATGGAGGAAATTTCTCCGCCGGACCTGCGGCACTAA
- a CDS encoding SIS domain-containing protein, which translates to MITRAVKLVEDNAIESAVRTISVERAGLAALEDALRNGLSEPFCKAIETIGQSNGRLIITGVGKSGHIGAKLAATFASTGTPAFFVHAAEANHGDLGMIGGDDVVLAISKGGESAELRSIINYSRRFSIPLIALTCSETSSLAKASDIVLLIPNEQEACPLGLAPTTSTLMQLALGDALAVALLEARNFTAGDFRVFHPGGKLGASLTLVGDIMHIGDRVPLVARGTAMPEAVGVLARKHFGCVGILDEDGRLCGIVTEGDMARNLSRNLAELTVDDIMTHTPKTVKKSVLATSALATLEKFHIGALIVVDDDNRPIGLVHFHDLLRIGVA; encoded by the coding sequence ATGATTACGCGCGCCGTCAAACTGGTTGAAGACAATGCCATCGAATCCGCTGTGCGGACGATTTCGGTGGAGCGGGCTGGCCTTGCCGCCCTTGAGGATGCTTTGAGGAACGGACTTTCCGAGCCGTTTTGCAAGGCGATCGAGACCATCGGCCAGTCGAATGGCCGACTCATCATCACTGGCGTTGGAAAAAGCGGCCATATCGGTGCCAAGCTTGCTGCCACCTTCGCCTCCACGGGAACGCCTGCCTTTTTTGTGCATGCGGCCGAGGCAAATCACGGCGATCTGGGCATGATTGGTGGCGATGATGTGGTGCTGGCCATTTCAAAAGGCGGCGAAAGCGCGGAACTGCGCAGTATTATCAATTATTCGCGCCGTTTTTCCATTCCACTGATCGCACTGACCTGTTCGGAGACCTCATCTCTGGCGAAGGCCTCCGATATCGTGCTTCTGATTCCCAATGAACAGGAAGCCTGCCCGCTCGGCCTTGCACCCACGACCTCCACATTGATGCAGCTGGCGCTTGGCGATGCCCTGGCAGTCGCGCTTCTGGAGGCACGGAATTTCACCGCCGGCGATTTCAGGGTGTTTCATCCCGGCGGCAAGCTGGGTGCCAGCCTTACGCTGGTCGGCGATATCATGCATATCGGCGACCGCGTGCCTCTGGTCGCCAGGGGAACGGCCATGCCGGAAGCGGTCGGCGTTCTCGCTCGCAAACATTTCGGCTGCGTCGGCATTCTGGATGAGGATGGGCGTCTATGCGGCATCGTCACCGAGGGCGACATGGCGCGCAACCTGTCGCGCAACCTCGCCGAATTGACGGTGGATGACATCATGACCCACACGCCGAAGACGGTCAAAAAATCGGTTCTGGCGACCAGTGCGCTGGCTACTCTTGAAAAGTTCCACATCGGCGCGCTGATCGTGGTCGATGATGATAACCGGCCGATCGGGCTGGTGCATTTCCACGATCTGTTGAGAATTGGTGTGGCCTGA
- a CDS encoding NfeD family protein, translating to MLQRLATDLGPWSWWIVGFVLLAAELVAPGVFLIWIGLAALVIGAFSLFLWDAAYWAWQLQLVLFAALSVAFALLGRKYFGRNRDASDEPFLNQREASLVGRTATLQEPIVEGRGRIRLDDTWWPVNGEDLPAGTRVRISSARGRTLTIEPIDR from the coding sequence ATGCTGCAACGGCTTGCCACTGATCTGGGACCATGGAGCTGGTGGATCGTCGGCTTCGTGCTTCTGGCTGCCGAACTCGTCGCTCCGGGCGTCTTCCTGATCTGGATCGGCCTTGCCGCGCTGGTCATCGGGGCATTTTCGCTGTTTTTATGGGATGCGGCCTATTGGGCCTGGCAATTGCAGCTGGTTCTGTTTGCCGCGCTCTCGGTCGCATTTGCCCTGCTCGGCCGTAAATATTTCGGCAGGAACAGGGACGCCTCAGATGAACCGTTCCTCAACCAGCGGGAGGCAAGTCTGGTCGGCCGCACCGCGACCCTGCAGGAGCCGATTGTCGAGGGGCGTGGCCGCATAAGACTGGACGACACATGGTGGCCGGTGAATGGCGAGGACCTTCCCGCCGGAACCCGCGTCAGGATTTCTTCGGCACGCGGCCGCACGCTGACGATCGAACCGATAGACCGATAA
- a CDS encoding SPFH domain-containing protein — translation MIALGGFDIVVIAAVVLVILVLFAGIKTVPQGHRYTVERFGRYTRTLEPGLNLIVPFFESIGSKMNVMEQVLHIPTQEVITRDNASVSADAVTFYQVLNAAQAAYQIANLEMAIENLTMTNIRSVMGSMDLDELLSNRDAINDRLLRVVDEAVGPWGIKVTRIEIKDIAPPKDLVDSMARQMKAEREKRAQVLEAEGARNAQILRAEGAKQSAILEAEGQREAAFRDAEARERLAEAEANATRMVSEAIAAGNVHAINYFVAQKYTEALAEIGTAKNSKIVLMPMEASALIGSLGGIGTIAKEVFGDRGDAPSAPAPSRSVPPTRPSGQTVNVTIPGNPFGSSSEK, via the coding sequence ATGATTGCATTGGGCGGTTTCGACATCGTCGTCATAGCGGCGGTTGTTCTGGTTATTCTGGTGCTGTTTGCCGGCATCAAGACCGTGCCGCAGGGGCATCGTTACACGGTTGAACGGTTCGGGCGTTACACCCGCACGCTCGAGCCCGGCCTCAACCTCATCGTGCCGTTTTTCGAAAGCATCGGCTCGAAAATGAATGTGATGGAGCAGGTGCTCCATATACCGACACAGGAAGTCATCACCCGTGACAACGCCAGTGTCTCCGCCGATGCCGTCACCTTCTACCAGGTGCTCAACGCCGCACAGGCCGCTTACCAGATCGCCAATCTGGAAATGGCGATCGAAAACCTTACCATGACCAACATCCGTTCAGTGATGGGCTCCATGGATCTCGACGAGTTGCTGTCGAACCGCGATGCCATCAATGATCGCCTTCTGCGCGTGGTGGATGAGGCCGTGGGGCCGTGGGGCATCAAGGTCACCCGTATCGAGATCAAGGATATCGCGCCGCCGAAGGACCTCGTCGATTCCATGGCGCGGCAGATGAAGGCCGAGCGAGAAAAACGCGCGCAGGTGCTTGAGGCAGAAGGCGCCCGCAACGCCCAGATTCTGCGCGCGGAAGGCGCAAAGCAATCCGCCATTCTCGAAGCGGAAGGCCAGCGCGAGGCGGCATTCCGGGATGCCGAGGCGCGCGAGCGCCTCGCCGAAGCCGAAGCCAACGCGACCCGGATGGTGTCCGAGGCCATTGCCGCCGGCAACGTCCACGCCATCAACTATTTCGTCGCGCAGAAATATACCGAGGCGCTGGCAGAAATCGGTACCGCCAAGAATTCCAAGATCGTGCTGATGCCGATGGAGGCCTCGGCGCTGATAGGCTCGCTCGGCGGCATCGGCACGATTGCGAAAGAAGTGTTCGGCGACAGGGGCGATGCGCCGTCCGCTCCCGCACCGTCCCGCTCTGTGCCGCCCACGCGACCTTCCGGTCAGACGGTCAACGTCACCATTCCCGGCAATCCCTTCGGCTCTTCATCGGAGAAATAA